A region from the Triticum aestivum cultivar Chinese Spring chromosome 3D, IWGSC CS RefSeq v2.1, whole genome shotgun sequence genome encodes:
- the LOC123075340 gene encoding uncharacterized protein: protein MDVHSAPVAARRMWGYLRAVFFMMRKGKRKLLLGAHLLMKRRNKAVARSVANLLSHHHHHGGRALRRREYEFSCGDSPDPGSFSMRRLAFPCLGADADEPGRLRADPATPPRHMIEYYANAAAASPAPSSPGALMMMHEESGLALGEECTPAGMSPLVPGAADGGFSVRVSNFSSDEVDADQLGGEAVDDEAEEFIARFYAQLRRQNQTGLLPYYLQEAAA, encoded by the coding sequence ATGGACGTGCACTCGGCGCCGGTGGCGGCGAGGCGGATGTGGGGGTACCTGCGGGCGGTCTTCTTCATGATGCGCAAGGGCAAGCGCAAGCTGCTCCTCGGCGCGCACCTCCTCATGAAGCGCCGCAACAAGGCCGTCGCCCGCTCCGTCGCCAACCTCCtctcccaccaccaccaccacggcggCCGCGCGCTCCGCCGCCGCGAGTACGAGTTCTCCTGCGGCGACAGCCCCGACCCGGGCTCCTTCTCCATGCGCCGCCTCGCCTTCCCCTGCCTCGGCGCCGACGCCGACGAGCCCGGCCGCCTCCGCGCCGACCCCGCCACGCCGCCGCGGCACATGATCGAGTACTACGCCAACGCGGCGGCCGCGTCCCCCGCGCCGTCGTCGCCCGGGGCGCTGATGATGATGCACGAGGAGTCCGGGCTCGCGCTGGGGGAGGAATGCACGCCGGCGGGGATGTCGCCGCTGGTGCCCGGCGCGGCCGACGGCGGGTTCTCGGTGCGGGTGTCCAACTTCTCGTCGGACGAGGTCGACGCGGACCAGCTTGGAGGCGAGGCCGTggacgacgaggcggaggagttcATCGCCCGCTTCTACGCCCAGCTGCGCCgccaaaaccagaccgggctgctCCCATACTACCTCCAGGAAGCCGCCGCGTGA